The Polypterus senegalus isolate Bchr_013 chromosome 1, ASM1683550v1, whole genome shotgun sequence genome includes a window with the following:
- the LOC120529708 gene encoding extracellular calcium-sensing receptor-like, with protein MIQVFHAVVYLVLVLPACSTEEPSCKLQERFQLSSLYKKGDIILGGIFEVSAKTIAPDMSFQSKPDEWKCEGFDISIFQRAQTMVFAIEEINKDPHLLPNITLGYILYDNCVKLPVSLRAATALIGGLDRVITDYNCQGLPPVLAIVGDPTSTNSIAISRLLGVFHIPMISYYATCPCLSNKREHPSFFRTIPSDAFQVKAMVEIIKHFKWTWIGAIASEDDYGQYAITTFSEEIRNIACISFMETIPKINQKPKILTILNKIRQSTATVIIIFASGVDITALVKEIVLQNITGKQWIASDGWSTSSTLAKKENFPSFGGTVGITIRRGEITGLEKFLLQVKPNFDLNNKLSIQFWEAMFECTFQGNKTNQLLPSKICTGTENLEITQTAYSNVLQLRGSYNVYKAVYALAHALHNMLSCENGTGPFKNNTCANVQNIQPWQLLHYLRHVNFTNHLGETVAFDENGDVLGIYDVVNWQWTAGGYVKIQTIGSFDQSSTHGKGLFLNESNIQWNFDSGQVPVSVCSNSCQPGTRKAFRKGEPICCFDCIPCADGEISTHTDSIECIQCPHDQWSNPGRNCCLLKEVEFLSYSDAMGITLTTAALFGASFSCTVLAIFIHHRYTPVVKANNSEMSFVLLVSLTLCFLCSLCFIGQPSNFTCIIRHVVFGISFVVCVSSILVKTIVVLMAFTATLPGNNTMKWFGVMQQRCTIFFLTCIQSLICTFWLTTSPPFPTQNTMSQNAKILLECNTGSSIGFSCLLGYIGLLACICFFLAFLARNLPDTFNEAKFITFSMLIFCTVWITFIPAYISSPGKYTVAVEVFAILASSFGLLFLIFAPKCYIIILKPKSNNRKALMGRSNMTK; from the exons ATGATACAGGTCTTTCATGCTGTTGTCTATCTGGTGTTAGTTTTACCAGCTTGTAGTACTGAAGAGCCATCATGTAAACTTCAGGAAAGATTTCAATTGAGCAGTTTATACAAAAAAGGGGATATTATCTTAGGTGGCATTTTTGAAGTAAGTGCTAAAACGATAGCGCCAGATATGTCCTTTCAATCAAAACCTGATGAATGGAAGTGTGAAGG atTTGACATTTCGATATTTCAGAGAGCTCAGACAATGGTCTTTGCAATTGAGGAGATCAATAAGGATCCACACCTTCTACCTAACATTACCTTGGGTTATATACTTTATGATAACTGTGTAAAGCTCCCAGTTTCACTCAGGGCAGCTACAGCTTTAATTGGGGGTCTGGATAGAGTGATCACTGATTACAATTGTCAAGGACTTCCTCCAGTTCTTGCTATTGTAGGGGACCCCACCTCAACCAACTCTATTGCCATTTCCAGGCTCCTTGGAGTTTTCCATATTCCAATG ATCAGCTATTATGCAACATGTCCCTGCTTAAGCAATAAACGGGAACACCCTTCATTTTTCAGAACAATCCCAAGTGATGCTTTTCAGGTGAAAGCAATGGTTgagataataaaacattttaagtggACCTGGATAGGTGCCATAGCAAGTGAAGACGACTATGGGCAGTATGCTATTACAACGTTCAGTGAAGAAATCAGGAATATTGCATGTATTTCATTCATGGAAACAATtcccaaaataaatcaaaagcctAAAATTcttacaatattaaataaaatcagaCAGTCCACTGCAACTGTCATTATTATATTTGCATCAGGGGTTGATATAACAGCTCTGGTTAAAGAAATTGTCCTTCAGAACATTACTGGAAAACAGTGGATTGCAAGTGACGGATGGAGCACTTCATCTACCTTAGCTAAGAAGGAAAACTTTCCCTCATTTGGTGGGACAGTTGGTATTACTATTCGTAGAGGTGAAATTACAGGTCTAGAAAAATTTCTTCTTCAGGTTAAACCTAATTTTGACTTAAATAATAAGTTAAGTATTCAGTTCTGGGAAGCAATGTTTGAATGCACATTCCAAGGAAATAAAACTAATCAACTACTTCCAAGTAAAATATGTACAGGAACAGAGAACTTAGAGATCACACAAACGGCCTACTCTAATGTATTGCAGTTACGAGGCTCTTACAATGTATATAAAGCTGTATATGCTCTAGCACATGCACTGCATAATATGTTATCCTGTGAAAATGGAACAGGACCATTCAAGAATAACACTTGTGCAAATGTCCAAAATATCCAACCCTGGCAA CTTCTACATTACCTGAGACATGTCAATTTCACTAATCATTTAGGAGAAACAGTGGCATTTGATGAAAATGGAGATGTACTTGGAATTTATGATGTTGTGAACTGGCAGTGGACTGCTGGGGGTTATGTCAAAATACAAACTATTGGCTCATTTGATCAGTCATCTACTCATGGAAAAGGActctttttaaatgaaagcaacaTACAGTGGAATTTTGATTCTGGACAG GTCCCTGTGTCAGTCTGCAGTAACAGCTGCCAACCAGGCACTAGAAAAGCCTTCAGGAAAGGGGAGCCAATCTGCTGCTTTGACTGTATTCCCTGTGCAGATGGTGAAATCAGCACTCATACTG ATTCCATTGAATGTATTCAATGTCCTCATGACCAATGGTCCAATCCAGGCAGAAACTGCTGTTTGCTCAAAGAAGTTGAGTTTCTTTCATACAGCGATGCCATGGGAATCACCTTGACAACAGCTGCTTTATTTGGAGCTTCTTTCTCTTGTACGGTTTTAGCAATTTTTATCCATCATCGCTATACTCCTGTGGTGAAAGCCAACAATTCTGAAATGAGCTTTGTTTTGCTGGTCTCACTAACCCTGTGCTTCCTTTGTTCTCTTTGCTTTATTGGCCAACCTTCAAATTTTACTTGCATAATAAGACATGTAGTGTTTGGAATTAGCTTTGTGGTATGTGTTTCTTCCATTCTTGTGAAAACTATCGTTGTGCTAATGGCTTTCACCGCTACTCTGCCTGGTAATAACACAATGAAATGGTTTGGAGTCATGCAGCAGAGGTGtactatttttttcttaacatgcATTCAGTCTCTAATATGTACATTTTGGTTGACCACATCCCCTCCTTTTCCCACACAAAACACTATGtcccaaaatgcaaaaatattactGGAGTGTAACACAGGATCATCAATTGGTTTTAGTTGCCTCTTGGGTTATATTGGATTGCTGGCTTGTATCTGCTTTTTCTTGGCCTTTCTTGCAAGAAATCTTCCAGATACATTTAATGAGGCCAAATTTATTACCTTCAGCATGCTAATCTTCTGCACTGTTTGGATAACTTTTATTCCTGCTTATATCAGTTCCCCTggaaaatatacagtagctgttgAGGTGTTTGCCATTTTAGCATCAAGCTTTGGTCTTCTTTTTCTAATATTTGCACCAAAatgttatataattattttgaaacCAAAATCTAACAATAGGAAAGCACTAATGGGAAGATCAAATATGACCAAGTAA